In Streptomyces sp. NBC_00091, the following proteins share a genomic window:
- a CDS encoding TVP38/TMEM64 family protein has protein sequence MSLLLAPWTRLSLLVVLLVAAGVCVLLYEPQRLLSQGWSPALPVGTAVLLFAGAYGVCTAAFVPRPLLNLAAGAVFGTQFGLVAAVGGTVVGAGIAFGLGRAMGQEALRPYLRGRWLKAADAQLSRHGFRSMLAVRIFPGVPFAAANYLAAVSRCGWLPFLLATALGTVPNTAAYVIAGASASSPGSPAFLVSFGFIAVSGAVAAVVAWRKRHRLAPSAEHEQTPLHPPVVTAAPHGP, from the coding sequence ATGTCCCTCCTCCTCGCGCCGTGGACCCGGCTGTCGCTGCTCGTCGTGCTGCTGGTCGCGGCCGGGGTGTGCGTGCTGCTCTACGAGCCCCAGCGGCTGCTGTCGCAGGGCTGGTCCCCGGCGCTCCCGGTGGGTACGGCGGTGCTGCTGTTCGCGGGCGCGTACGGCGTGTGCACCGCCGCGTTCGTGCCCCGTCCGCTGCTGAACCTCGCCGCGGGGGCGGTCTTCGGTACCCAGTTCGGGCTGGTGGCGGCCGTCGGAGGCACCGTGGTCGGCGCGGGGATCGCCTTCGGCCTGGGCCGGGCCATGGGGCAGGAGGCGTTGCGTCCGTATCTGCGCGGGCGCTGGCTGAAGGCGGCCGACGCGCAGCTCAGCCGGCACGGCTTCCGTTCGATGCTGGCGGTCCGGATCTTCCCCGGGGTGCCCTTCGCCGCGGCCAACTACCTCGCCGCCGTATCCCGTTGCGGATGGCTCCCCTTCCTCCTCGCGACGGCACTCGGTACGGTGCCCAACACGGCCGCGTACGTGATCGCCGGAGCCAGCGCCTCCTCCCCCGGATCGCCCGCGTTCCTCGTCTCGTTCGGTTTCATCGCCGTCTCCGGGGCGGTCGCGGCCGTGGTCGCCTGGCGCAAGCGGCACCGGCTGGCGCCCTCCGCCGAGCACGAGCAGACGCCCTTGCACCCCCCTGTGGTCACGGCGGCTCCCCACGGGCCCTAG
- the tuf gene encoding elongation factor Tu, protein MAKTAFTRTKPHLNIGTMGHVDHGKTTLTAAITKVLAERGGASYVPFDRIDRAPEEARRGITINLTHVEYETDTRHYAHVDMPGHADYIKNMVTGAAQLDGAILVVSALDGVMPQTAEHVLLARQVGVDHIVVALNKADAGDPELTDLVELEVRDLLSAHGYGGDAAPVVRVSGLRALEGDPQWTGAIEALLDAVDTYVPMPVRYTDAPFLMPVENVLTITGRGTVVTGAVERGTVRFGDRVSVLGGEDGPLEHVVVTGVETFGKPMESAEAGDNVALLLRGVHREMVRRGDVVAAPGSVRPSRRFTARVYVLSAREGGRTTAFSSGYRPQFYVRTADVVGDVDLGEAGVARPGETVTMTVELGRDVPLEAGLGFAIREGGRTVGAGTVTTVLG, encoded by the coding sequence ATGGCCAAGACGGCCTTCACCCGCACCAAGCCGCACCTCAACATCGGCACCATGGGCCACGTCGACCACGGCAAGACCACCCTCACCGCTGCCATCACCAAGGTCCTCGCCGAGCGCGGCGGCGCCTCCTACGTGCCGTTCGACCGCATCGACCGGGCCCCCGAGGAGGCCCGCCGCGGCATCACCATCAACCTCACGCACGTCGAGTACGAGACCGACACCCGGCACTACGCCCACGTCGACATGCCCGGGCACGCCGACTACATCAAGAACATGGTCACGGGCGCGGCCCAGCTCGACGGGGCGATCCTCGTCGTCTCCGCGCTCGACGGGGTCATGCCCCAGACCGCCGAGCACGTCCTGCTCGCCCGCCAGGTCGGGGTGGACCACATCGTGGTGGCCCTCAACAAGGCCGACGCGGGCGACCCCGAGCTGACCGACCTGGTCGAGCTCGAGGTCCGCGACCTGCTCTCCGCGCACGGCTACGGCGGGGACGCCGCGCCGGTCGTACGGGTCTCCGGGCTTCGCGCGCTGGAGGGCGACCCGCAATGGACCGGGGCGATCGAGGCGCTGCTGGACGCCGTGGACACGTACGTGCCGATGCCGGTGCGGTACACGGACGCGCCGTTCCTGATGCCGGTCGAGAACGTCCTGACCATCACCGGCCGGGGCACCGTCGTGACGGGCGCCGTCGAGCGCGGCACCGTCCGGTTCGGCGACCGGGTGAGCGTGCTCGGGGGCGAGGACGGGCCGCTGGAGCACGTGGTCGTCACCGGGGTGGAGACCTTCGGCAAGCCGATGGAGTCCGCCGAGGCCGGGGACAACGTCGCCCTGCTGCTGCGCGGGGTGCACCGGGAAATGGTGCGCCGCGGGGACGTGGTGGCCGCCCCCGGGAGCGTGCGGCCGAGCCGGCGGTTCACCGCGCGGGTGTACGTGCTCTCCGCGCGGGAGGGCGGGCGCACGACCGCCTTCTCCTCCGGGTACCGGCCGCAGTTCTACGTCCGTACCGCCGACGTGGTCGGGGACGTGGACCTGGGCGAGGCCGGCGTGGCCCGGCCCGGGGAGACGGTCACCATGACCGTCGAGCTGGGCCGCGACGTCCCCCTGGAGGCGGGTCTCGGCTTCGCCATCCGCGAGGGCGGGCGCACCGTCGGCGCGGGGACGGTGACCACCGTCCTCGGCTGA
- a CDS encoding DapH/DapD/GlmU-related protein, with amino-acid sequence MPKNQNTFSSLAALRRRIASRAVHAGWRWMQQAGAVTAQHPGRLRFGAIGEGTRLAFPQGTVFGEPWIRLGEHCIIAEQVTLTAGMMPDLDLGPDPVLVLGNGVVLGRGSHVIADTRITIGADTFCGPGVYITSTNHSYDDPHEPVGRQWPRSAPVEIGPGCWLGTGAVILPGAKLGRNVVVAAGAVVRGEVPDHAVVAGAPAKIVRRWEPETGWQPPLRTPAPVPIPDGLTSEQLRGLARLAEAEQS; translated from the coding sequence GTGCCGAAGAACCAGAACACGTTCTCATCTCTGGCGGCCCTGCGCCGCCGGATCGCCAGCCGTGCGGTGCACGCCGGCTGGCGCTGGATGCAGCAGGCCGGGGCGGTCACCGCGCAGCACCCGGGCCGGCTGCGCTTCGGCGCGATCGGCGAGGGCACCCGGCTCGCCTTCCCCCAGGGCACCGTCTTCGGGGAGCCCTGGATCCGGCTCGGCGAGCACTGCATCATCGCCGAGCAGGTCACCCTGACGGCCGGGATGATGCCGGACCTCGACCTCGGCCCGGACCCGGTCCTGGTGCTGGGCAACGGAGTGGTCCTCGGCCGGGGCAGCCACGTCATCGCCGACACCCGGATCACCATCGGCGCCGACACCTTCTGCGGGCCCGGGGTGTACATCACCTCCACCAACCACAGCTACGACGACCCGCACGAGCCCGTCGGCAGGCAGTGGCCCCGCAGTGCCCCGGTGGAGATCGGGCCGGGCTGCTGGCTGGGCACGGGGGCGGTGATCCTCCCCGGGGCGAAGCTGGGCCGCAACGTCGTGGTGGCCGCGGGGGCCGTCGTACGGGGCGAGGTGCCCGACCACGCCGTGGTGGCGGGGGCCCCGGCCAAGATCGTGCGGCGCTGGGAGCCGGAGACGGGCTGGCAGCCCCCGCTGCGCACCCCCGCGCCGGTGCCGATCCCCGACGGGCTGACCTCGGAGCAGCTGCGCGGGCTGGCGCGGCTGGCGGAGGCCGAACAGTCCTGA
- a CDS encoding DedA family protein, whose amino-acid sequence MHVQEWLETIPAISVYLLVGLVIGLESLGIPLPGEIILVSSALLASQHGEIDPVVLGLCAIAGAIIGDSIGYAIGRRGGKPLLEKLGRRFPKHFGPEHVALAERSFDRWGMWAVFFGRFVALLRIFAGPLAGVLHMPYWRFLVANVLGGILWAGGTTAVIYSVGIVAEPWLKRFSWLALLLAVLIGLTVTLVLRGRMKKAAAEAREAEPAPVTAPAGASD is encoded by the coding sequence GTGCACGTCCAGGAATGGCTGGAGACGATTCCGGCGATCAGTGTCTATCTCCTGGTGGGGCTGGTCATCGGACTGGAGAGCCTGGGCATCCCGCTCCCGGGCGAGATCATCCTCGTCAGCTCGGCCCTGCTGGCCTCGCAGCACGGGGAGATCGACCCGGTGGTCCTCGGCCTGTGCGCCATCGCGGGGGCGATCATCGGCGACTCCATCGGGTACGCGATCGGGCGCCGCGGGGGCAAGCCGCTGCTGGAGAAGCTCGGCCGGCGCTTCCCCAAGCACTTCGGCCCGGAGCACGTGGCCCTGGCCGAGCGCTCCTTCGACCGCTGGGGCATGTGGGCCGTCTTCTTCGGGCGCTTCGTGGCCCTGCTGCGGATCTTCGCCGGGCCGCTGGCGGGCGTACTGCACATGCCGTACTGGCGGTTCCTGGTCGCGAACGTCCTCGGCGGCATCCTCTGGGCCGGCGGCACCACCGCCGTCATCTACTCCGTCGGGATCGTCGCGGAGCCGTGGCTGAAGCGGTTCTCCTGGCTGGCGCTGCTGCTGGCCGTGCTGATCGGGCTCACGGTGACCCTGGTGCTGCGCGGCCGGATGAAGAAGGCGGCGGCCGAGGCCCGCGAGGCGGAGCCGGCGCCGGTCACGGCCCCGGCGGGCGCCTCGGACTGA
- a CDS encoding DUF4442 domain-containing protein, which yields MSAEQMNVGELLAQTVPMARTLNLEFLETTPERAVVRLPDQPDFHNHVGGPHAGAMFTLAESASGAIVLAAFGDQLSRAVPLAVRAEIGYKKLAKGVVTATATLGRPAADVVAELDAGGRPEFPVTIAIQREDEAVTGEMTVVWTLRPNA from the coding sequence ATGAGCGCAGAACAGATGAACGTGGGCGAACTGCTCGCCCAGACCGTGCCGATGGCCCGCACCCTGAACCTCGAGTTCCTGGAGACCACCCCGGAGCGCGCCGTCGTCCGGCTGCCGGACCAGCCCGACTTCCACAACCACGTCGGCGGACCGCACGCCGGCGCGATGTTCACCCTCGCCGAGTCCGCGAGCGGCGCGATCGTCCTGGCCGCCTTCGGGGACCAGCTCTCGCGCGCCGTACCGCTGGCCGTCAGGGCCGAGATCGGCTACAAGAAGCTCGCCAAGGGCGTCGTGACGGCCACCGCCACCCTCGGCCGCCCGGCCGCCGACGTCGTGGCCGAACTCGACGCGGGCGGCCGCCCCGAGTTCCCCGTCACCATCGCCATCCAGCGCGAGGATGAGGCCGTCACGGGTGAGATGACCGTCGTCTGGACCCTGCGCCCCAACGCGTGA
- a CDS encoding spermidine synthase: MPDVDRERAWLLTVDGAPQSYVDLDEPEHLEFEYVRRLAHVLDCAAEPGAALDLLHLGGGALTLPRYAAAVRPGSRQSVVEFDGALVELVERHLPLAAGARVRVHTADARAWLEAAPGASADVLVADVFGGSRVPAQLTSVEYARQAARVLRPGGLYAANLADGAPFGFLKAQLANFGAAFAELALIAEPGVLRGRRFGNAVLLASDAPLPLAALARRCAADAFPARVESGDGLARFMRGARPVADADAVSSPAPPEGAFSLG, translated from the coding sequence ATGCCGGACGTGGACCGGGAGCGGGCCTGGCTGCTCACCGTGGACGGGGCTCCCCAGTCGTACGTCGACCTCGACGAGCCCGAGCACCTGGAATTCGAGTACGTACGCCGCCTCGCGCACGTACTGGACTGCGCGGCCGAGCCGGGGGCCGCCCTGGACCTCCTGCACCTCGGCGGCGGAGCGCTGACCCTGCCGCGCTACGCCGCGGCCGTGCGGCCCGGGTCCCGGCAGAGCGTGGTGGAGTTCGACGGCGCTCTGGTGGAGCTGGTGGAGCGGCACCTGCCGCTGGCCGCCGGGGCGCGGGTGAGGGTGCACACCGCCGATGCCCGGGCCTGGCTGGAGGCCGCTCCCGGGGCCAGCGCGGACGTACTGGTCGCCGACGTGTTCGGCGGCTCGCGGGTGCCGGCCCAGCTGACCTCGGTGGAGTACGCGCGGCAGGCGGCGCGGGTGCTCAGGCCCGGCGGGCTGTACGCGGCGAACCTGGCCGACGGGGCGCCGTTCGGCTTCCTGAAGGCCCAGCTGGCCAACTTCGGGGCCGCCTTCGCGGAGCTGGCGCTGATCGCCGAGCCGGGGGTGCTGCGGGGGCGGCGCTTCGGCAACGCGGTGCTGCTGGCCTCGGACGCTCCGCTGCCGCTCGCCGCGCTGGCCCGGCGGTGCGCCGCGGACGCCTTTCCCGCCCGGGTGGAGTCGGGGGACGGGCTCGCCCGGTTCATGCGGGGGGCCCGGCCGGTGGCCGACGCGGACGCGGTGTCCTCGCCGGCTCCGCCCGAAGGGGCGTTCAGCCTGGGGTGA
- a CDS encoding helix-turn-helix domain-containing protein codes for MSDLEQLTQALARNLKRWRGERGFTLEALAARAGVSRGMIIQIEQARTNPSVGTTVKLADALGVSITTLLDYERSPQAHVVLPGQGVRMWSSEAGSEARMLLGDDRRGPVEMWIYRLEPGDGTASDPHPAGTFEMLHVTAGELTLDIADDRYVVPAGGAVSFEANLPHAYRNEGPGPMEMTMAVSIPPVQGVNGR; via the coding sequence GTGTCGGATCTCGAACAGCTCACCCAGGCGCTCGCCCGGAACCTCAAGCGGTGGCGCGGCGAACGCGGATTCACCCTGGAGGCGCTGGCCGCCCGCGCGGGCGTGAGCCGCGGCATGATCATCCAGATCGAGCAGGCGCGTACGAACCCCAGCGTGGGCACCACGGTCAAACTGGCCGACGCCCTCGGGGTGAGCATCACCACCCTGCTGGACTACGAGCGCAGCCCGCAGGCGCACGTGGTGCTGCCGGGGCAGGGGGTGCGGATGTGGTCGAGCGAGGCGGGCAGCGAGGCACGCATGCTGCTCGGCGACGACCGGCGCGGGCCCGTGGAGATGTGGATCTACCGCCTGGAGCCCGGGGACGGCACGGCCTCGGACCCGCACCCGGCCGGGACCTTCGAGATGCTGCACGTCACGGCCGGGGAACTGACGCTCGACATCGCCGACGACCGCTACGTGGTCCCGGCGGGCGGGGCCGTCTCCTTCGAGGCGAACCTCCCGCACGCCTACCGCAACGAGGGCCCCGGCCCGATGGAGATGACCATGGCGGTGTCGATCCCGCCGGTCCAGGGCGTCAACGGCCGGTAG
- a CDS encoding DMT family transporter: MTALFALATAVLWGLADFGGGLLTRRIPALTVLVVSQAAAVLVLGALVLGTGAWREAGPQLWFAVAAGLVGPAAMLAFYKALALGPMGVVSPLGSIGVVVPVGVGLALGERPGLGQFAGIAVAVAGIVLAGGPELRGAPVQRQAVVLTLVAAFGFGAVMALISEASTTLTGLFLALFVQRVTNVAVGGAALWAQTRRGVPALPEGTGPRVLWSMLPALAFVGLADVAANGTYSVAAQNGPVTVAAVLSSLYPVITAIAAFAVLKERLRSVQAAGAGLALAGTVLLAAG; this comes from the coding sequence ATGACCGCCCTCTTCGCCCTGGCCACAGCCGTGCTGTGGGGCCTCGCCGACTTCGGCGGCGGGCTGCTGACGCGCAGGATCCCGGCGCTCACGGTGCTCGTGGTCTCGCAGGCCGCCGCCGTGCTCGTGCTCGGCGCGCTCGTGCTCGGCACCGGCGCCTGGCGCGAGGCGGGGCCGCAGCTGTGGTTCGCGGTGGCCGCGGGCCTGGTCGGGCCGGCCGCGATGCTCGCCTTCTACAAGGCGCTGGCCCTCGGCCCGATGGGGGTCGTCTCCCCGCTCGGCTCGATCGGCGTGGTCGTGCCGGTCGGGGTGGGGCTGGCGCTGGGCGAGCGGCCCGGCCTCGGCCAGTTCGCGGGCATCGCGGTGGCCGTCGCCGGCATCGTCCTGGCCGGCGGGCCCGAGCTGCGCGGCGCCCCGGTGCAGCGGCAGGCGGTGGTACTGACCCTCGTCGCGGCCTTCGGCTTCGGCGCGGTCATGGCCCTGATCTCCGAGGCCTCCACCACCCTGACCGGGCTCTTCCTCGCCCTGTTCGTCCAGCGGGTCACGAACGTCGCCGTCGGCGGCGCGGCCCTGTGGGCGCAGACCCGGCGCGGCGTCCCCGCCCTGCCCGAGGGCACCGGCCCGCGCGTCCTGTGGAGCATGCTGCCGGCGCTGGCCTTCGTCGGGCTCGCGGACGTCGCGGCCAACGGCACCTACTCCGTCGCCGCCCAGAACGGCCCCGTCACCGTCGCCGCCGTGCTGTCCTCGCTCTACCCGGTGATCACCGCGATCGCCGCCTTCGCCGTGCTCAAGGAGCGGCTGCGCAGCGTCCAGGCGGCCGGCGCGGGCCTCGCCCTGGCGGGCACGGTCCTGCTCGCGGCGGGGTGA
- a CDS encoding gamma carbonic anhydrase family protein yields the protein MTYQENQAHQGALIAGVGDRKPSVDPTAFAAPTSVVVGDVTLAPGASIWYSAVLRGDCGPITLGADSNVQDNCTVHVDPGFPVSIGERVSIGHNAVVHGCTVEDDCLIGMGATVLNGAVIGAGSLVAAQALVPQGMVVPPGSLVAGVPAKVRRELTEEEREGIRVNAAMYTELAKQHRASVTPGA from the coding sequence ATGACGTATCAGGAGAACCAGGCGCACCAGGGGGCGCTCATCGCGGGCGTCGGCGACAGGAAGCCGTCGGTGGACCCGACGGCCTTCGCCGCTCCGACCTCCGTCGTGGTCGGCGACGTCACCCTGGCCCCCGGCGCGAGCATCTGGTACTCGGCGGTGCTGCGCGGCGACTGCGGCCCGATCACGCTGGGCGCGGACAGCAACGTGCAGGACAACTGCACGGTCCACGTGGACCCCGGCTTCCCGGTGTCCATCGGCGAGCGCGTCTCCATCGGGCACAACGCGGTGGTGCACGGCTGCACCGTGGAGGACGACTGCCTCATCGGGATGGGCGCGACCGTGCTGAACGGCGCCGTGATCGGCGCGGGTTCGCTGGTGGCCGCGCAGGCCCTCGTACCGCAGGGCATGGTGGTCCCGCCCGGCTCCCTGGTCGCGGGCGTGCCGGCCAAGGTGCGGCGGGAGCTCACCGAGGAGGAGCGCGAGGGGATCAGGGTGAACGCCGCGATGTACACGGAGCTGGCGAAGCAGCACCGCGCCTCGGTGACCCCCGGGGCCTGA
- a CDS encoding MFS transporter: MNPRSVLRTSRRRPAWAGRNYTLLTGAAVVTNLGSHGALIAAAFAVLEAGGSGGDVGLVAAARTLPLVLFLLVGGALADRLPRHRVMVAANALNCVSQAAFALLVLAGDPQLWQMMLLTALCGTGTAFFNPAAEGMLLSSVSGEHANRAFALFRMAMNGAGIGGAAIGGALIAAIGPGWVLAVDAVAFAVAGALRAFLDVGHVADRAPGGGLLADLREGWVEFRSRPWLWSIVLQFSVVVAVVGAAEAVYGPLVARDRLGGPAPWGVALAFFGAGTIAGAVLMMVWKPRRLLLVGTLCVFPLALPSAGLAVPLPAWGLCAVMFVSGAAIEVFGVNWMTTMHQEIPEEKFSRVSAYDWFGSVSMLPLATALAGPAETAFGRTQALWGCAALVVAATALVLLVPEVRRITRKPPPVKASAAPAPSTRPSLPDLA; encoded by the coding sequence GTGAACCCCCGTAGCGTCCTCAGGACCTCCCGCCGCCGGCCCGCCTGGGCCGGCCGCAACTACACCCTCCTGACGGGCGCCGCGGTCGTCACCAACCTCGGCAGCCACGGCGCGCTCATCGCCGCCGCCTTCGCGGTGCTCGAAGCGGGCGGCAGCGGCGGGGACGTCGGCCTCGTCGCCGCCGCCCGCACCCTGCCCCTCGTGCTCTTCCTGCTGGTCGGCGGCGCCCTCGCCGACCGGCTGCCGCGGCACCGCGTGATGGTCGCGGCCAACGCCCTCAACTGCGTCTCGCAGGCCGCCTTCGCCCTGCTCGTACTGGCCGGCGACCCCCAGCTGTGGCAGATGATGCTGCTCACCGCGCTGTGCGGCACCGGTACGGCCTTCTTCAACCCCGCCGCCGAGGGCATGCTGCTCTCCAGCGTCTCGGGCGAGCACGCCAACCGGGCCTTCGCCCTCTTCCGGATGGCCATGAACGGCGCCGGCATCGGCGGCGCGGCCATCGGCGGCGCGCTGATCGCCGCGATCGGCCCCGGCTGGGTGCTGGCGGTGGACGCGGTGGCCTTCGCGGTGGCGGGCGCCCTGCGCGCCTTCCTGGACGTCGGGCACGTCGCCGACCGGGCTCCGGGCGGGGGCCTGCTGGCCGACCTGCGCGAGGGCTGGGTGGAGTTCCGCAGCCGGCCCTGGCTGTGGAGCATCGTGCTCCAGTTCTCCGTGGTCGTCGCCGTCGTCGGCGCGGCGGAGGCGGTGTACGGGCCCCTCGTCGCCCGCGACCGGCTGGGCGGGCCCGCCCCCTGGGGCGTGGCCCTGGCCTTCTTCGGCGCGGGCACCATCGCCGGAGCCGTCCTGATGATGGTGTGGAAGCCGCGCCGCCTGCTGCTGGTCGGCACCCTGTGCGTGTTCCCGCTGGCGCTGCCCTCGGCGGGGCTGGCGGTGCCGCTGCCCGCGTGGGGGCTGTGCGCGGTGATGTTCGTCAGCGGCGCCGCGATCGAGGTGTTCGGCGTGAACTGGATGACCACGATGCACCAGGAGATCCCGGAGGAGAAGTTCTCCCGGGTCTCCGCCTACGACTGGTTCGGGTCGGTGTCCATGCTCCCGCTCGCCACCGCCCTGGCCGGCCCGGCCGAGACCGCCTTCGGCCGCACCCAGGCCCTGTGGGGCTGCGCGGCGCTGGTGGTCGCCGCCACCGCGCTGGTCCTGCTCGTCCCGGAGGTACGCCGGATCACCCGCAAGCCCCCGCCCGTGAAGGCCTCCGCCGCCCCGGCCCCCTCCACTAGGCCGTCTCTTCCGGATCTTGCCTGA
- a CDS encoding undecaprenyl-diphosphate phosphatase, with the protein MSWFESLILGLVQGLTEFLPISSSAHLRLTAAFAGWHDPGAAFTAITQIGTEAAVLIYFRKDIARIISTWFRSLFTKELRSEQDAKMGWLVIVGSIPIGVLGVAFKDQITGPARDLRLTATTLIAMGIVLGFADWLASRDEEGGRHRVVKERKTLGELGVKDGLIFGLCQAMALIPGVSRSGATISGGLLLGFTREAAARYSFLLAIPAVLASGAFEIKDVVENPGHISWGPTVFATVLAFFVGYAVIAWFMKFISSKSFMPFVIYRILLGIALFVLIGMDVLSPHAGESGS; encoded by the coding sequence ATGAGCTGGTTCGAATCCCTAATCCTCGGTCTCGTCCAGGGGCTTACGGAGTTCCTCCCGATCTCCTCCAGCGCGCACCTGCGGCTGACCGCGGCTTTCGCCGGCTGGCACGATCCGGGCGCGGCCTTCACCGCCATCACCCAGATCGGCACCGAGGCTGCCGTGCTGATCTATTTCCGCAAGGACATCGCGAGGATCATCTCCACCTGGTTCCGCTCGCTGTTCACCAAGGAGCTGCGCTCCGAACAGGACGCGAAGATGGGCTGGCTGGTCATCGTCGGCTCGATCCCGATCGGTGTCCTGGGCGTCGCCTTCAAGGACCAGATCACCGGCCCGGCCCGCGATCTGCGGCTGACCGCCACCACCCTGATCGCGATGGGCATCGTCCTCGGCTTCGCCGACTGGCTGGCCTCGCGCGACGAGGAGGGCGGCCGGCACCGGGTGGTCAAGGAGCGCAAGACGCTCGGGGAACTGGGCGTCAAGGACGGTCTGATCTTCGGTCTGTGCCAGGCGATGGCCCTGATCCCGGGTGTCTCCCGCTCCGGTGCGACGATCTCCGGCGGTCTGCTGCTGGGCTTCACCCGTGAGGCCGCGGCCCGGTACTCCTTCCTCCTGGCCATCCCGGCCGTGCTGGCCTCCGGCGCGTTCGAGATCAAGGACGTGGTCGAGAACCCCGGGCACATCTCCTGGGGACCGACGGTCTTCGCCACGGTGCTCGCCTTCTTCGTGGGCTACGCGGTCATCGCGTGGTTCATGAAGTTCATCTCCAGCAAGAGCTTCATGCCCTTCGTGATCTACCGGATCCTGCTCGGCATCGCGCTGTTCGTACTGATCGGCATGGACGTGCTCAGCCCGCACGCGGGCGAGTCGGGCTCCTAG
- a CDS encoding CoA-binding protein: MYGDQATIRKILTELGDTWAVVGLSNNEDRAAYGVARVLQGFGKRVVPVHPKAETVHGEPGYPSLEAIPFKVDVVDVFVNSTLAGQVADDAVAAGAGAVWFQLDVVDEDAFARTREAGVEMVMNRCPAIEIPAL; encoded by the coding sequence GTGTACGGCGACCAGGCGACCATCCGCAAGATCCTCACCGAGCTCGGAGACACCTGGGCCGTGGTGGGCCTGTCGAACAACGAGGACCGGGCCGCCTACGGGGTGGCGCGGGTGCTCCAGGGGTTCGGCAAGCGGGTGGTGCCCGTGCATCCGAAGGCGGAGACGGTGCACGGCGAGCCGGGGTACCCGTCGCTGGAGGCGATCCCGTTCAAGGTCGACGTGGTGGACGTCTTCGTGAACAGCACGCTGGCCGGCCAGGTCGCCGACGACGCGGTCGCCGCCGGCGCCGGGGCCGTCTGGTTCCAGCTCGACGTGGTCGACGAGGACGCCTTCGCGCGGACCCGTGAGGCCGGTGTGGAGATGGTCATGAATCGCTGCCCCGCCATCGAGATCCCCGCCCTCTAG
- a CDS encoding patatin-like phospholipase family protein, producing MGGDTALVLGGGGLTGVGWESGMLYGLSRAGVDLTTADLVVGTSAGSVVGAQLTSGISAQELYERQLGDPDGERAARLGAGVFARYALAMLRSRDAAAYRRRVGAFALAADTGAEAERRKVLEARLVSHEWPERRFVVTAVDAVSGEPADFDRESGAGLVDAVSASCAVPGVWPPVTVAGRRFIDGGVRSATNADLAAGYARVVILAPIALGSALVPSPAAQAARLRAAGARVLLITPSPQARKAFGRNVLDPARRDPAARAGLAQAAEHAADAAAVWAA from the coding sequence ATGGGCGGCGACACGGCACTGGTGCTCGGCGGCGGAGGCCTCACCGGCGTCGGCTGGGAGTCCGGGATGCTGTACGGGCTCTCCCGGGCCGGCGTGGACCTCACCACCGCCGACCTGGTCGTCGGCACCTCCGCTGGCTCCGTGGTCGGCGCCCAGCTCACCTCGGGCATCAGCGCCCAGGAGCTGTACGAGCGCCAGCTCGGCGACCCGGACGGGGAGCGCGCGGCCCGGCTCGGCGCGGGGGTCTTCGCCCGCTACGCCCTCGCGATGCTGCGCTCCCGCGACGCCGCCGCCTACCGCCGGCGCGTCGGCGCCTTCGCGCTGGCCGCCGACACGGGCGCGGAGGCCGAGCGGCGCAAGGTGCTGGAGGCCCGGCTCGTCTCGCACGAGTGGCCCGAGCGCAGGTTCGTCGTCACCGCCGTCGACGCCGTCAGCGGCGAGCCGGCCGATTTCGACCGGGAGAGCGGGGCCGGACTGGTCGACGCCGTCTCGGCGAGCTGCGCCGTACCGGGCGTGTGGCCGCCGGTGACCGTCGCGGGCCGCCGCTTCATCGACGGCGGGGTCCGCTCGGCGACCAACGCCGACCTCGCCGCCGGGTACGCCCGGGTGGTGATCCTCGCGCCCATCGCGCTGGGCTCCGCGCTGGTCCCCTCGCCCGCGGCCCAGGCCGCCCGGCTGCGGGCGGCAGGCGCCAGGGTGCTGCTCATCACCCCGTCCCCGCAGGCCCGCAAGGCCTTCGGGCGCAACGTCCTGGACCCCGCACGGCGGGACCCGGCCGCCCGCGCCGGCCTCGCGCAGGCCGCCGAGCACGCCGCCGACGCGGCGGCCGTCTGGGCGGCCTGA